GCTTCTTTGCCTTTGGAAGCCACCAGGGCGGCGGCCCGGTCCACAAGGTCCTTGATCAGGGTCTGGTCCATCTGCATGTGGTAGATGCCGCTGCCAATGATGTATGGCTGGCCGTTAGGGAACGTGACCCGTTTAACGAACACAGATTTCCAGGCCGGGAAAATATCGCCGGGCTCTGGGTACATGTAGTGCAGCCAGCCTTCGCCGGCGGGGCTGTTTCCTTCTTCCAGAATCCTTTTGCCATAGGGCCGGCCTAGCACGTCTCTGGCGCCTGCCGCATTGCTGCCGGCCAGCTTAGGATCAGCGGCATGGAAAGCCCGCCTTCCTTTCAGGTCCCAGACAATAAAGTAGGTGTTGTCTTTATACCATTTTGAGCCTTTACGCTTGAACTCGAGGTAGGCGTCTTCGCCTTTCTTTTCAAAGACCGTGGCGGCCTCGCGGACCAGGGCCATAAGTTCTGGGGCGGTCATGGCGCGGACGGCAGTGGTAGGCCTGGGGGCGTCTGCCAGGTAAACGCCGCAGCCCACGGCCACCGGTTTGCCGTCCAGCATAACTTTCTGCACGTACGCTGATTTGGGTGCCGGAACGTTCTCGCCGGGTTTAGGCCACTGGTAATCTACCCAGCCCGAGTCTTTGGTCTGCACCGTTTTCAGGATCTCCTTGGTGAGGTACTTGCCGGTGGGGTCCTTCACGTTTAAAATGTTGCGCCCTTCCAGGTTGGGGAAAGCCGGGTTCACTAACTCTATCCCTTCCATGGTGAGCACAAAAATGTAGGCATTTTTCACCAGGAACGGGCCCGCCGGGTCATGGAAGGCCTTAAAGGCGCCTTTGCCCTTTTGCTGGATCTCCATGACCGCGTCTTTGACCATGTCTACCACAAACGCGCGCTCCATGCGGTCATCATACAAACCACTGCCTACCACGTAACTCTTGCCCGACGGGGCTTTTACCTGGCGCACGTAACTGCTTTTCCAGCGCGGAAGGAGCCCCCCCGGAACCGGCCACTGGTAATGGAACCAGCCTTCGGGTTTGTTGGGGTGTTCTGTAGCGGCCGTCAGGAGGCCCTGAATGATGGGTTTGCCTTTCAGGTCTTTGAGGTTTATCTGGTTTTTGCCCACCATGGTGGAATCTGCGTGCACCAGCATGTTGCCCTGTGGGTCCAGCACAAAAACATAGGTCTGGCCTTTCCGCCAGCGGCTGCCGGGTACCTTGAACTCCTGGAAGGCCGCCTCGCCCTTCTGCTGGATAAGCCCGCCCGCGTCTTTTACCAGAGCGGTAATTAGGGCAATAGAGTCCTGGGTTTGGGTGCCGGAAATTTGGCCAGGAGGCCGAAGATTCTGATCCGAAGCCTGGGCAGAAGGGTGTAGGGTCCACAAGGCATTACCGGGACGGGCGGGCCCCAACACCAACCAGCCAGCCAGAAGAACAGCCGCGGCGATGACAAGCAAGAGAGATGCTTTTTTCATAGGTAGAGGTAGAGTTAGGAAAGGAATGAGCAGGCTAGTTGGTCATGGGCCGGAGCCACGGAAGCTAGGTTCTCCAAGGGCAGGGGTACTGCCGGTCAGGGGTCTTTTGCTCAGGAGAAAAACCTTTGCGCCGGTTCTGCTTCTGTAGCCCAGGTGGATCACATGTGGGGGAGCAAATACCCGGGGATTTGGTATCTGTGGGGATAGTATTTTTTACGACGAGGTGCCCTGTTGGTTGTTAGGGCACTTAGGTAGAATCAGCAGCAGGCACCTTTGGCCATGGCAAGCGCGTCCGTGCTTTGGTTTTTCTTTTGAATTCAGGGGCCGGCTATCTGGGCAAGGTTGGTTCTCCTGAAATCACTACTTGTGGCTATTGAAACCCGGTAAACGCAGAACTCCCGTTTTGAGCCTGTTTTCTGTAAAACAGGCCCAAAACGGGAGTTCTTTCTAAAGACTTTTCTAAACGACTTCTCCTTACGACAGCAGGTCTTTGATCTGCAGCTGCATCCAGAGTTCCTCGTGTTCTTCCTGGCTCAGGATACCCATTTCGCGCAGCCACCCGAACCGCTCAATCAGCACTTCCTGGGGCAGGTGTTGTTCTACCACGCCATATTTGTTTTTATAGTAGGCCTGAATGTGGGCATGAATAGACAAGATAAAGTTATCTACCTCCATGTTGGAAGGGCTCCCGCGGAACAGTTCCAGCGTTTTGGCCCCGCCGGTGAGCAGGACAAGGTCGCGGTTGGTATGAGAGAAGGCCAGCGCCGCCAGCACCATAGACACCAGGGTGGCGCTAATCCAGAGCAAGGCAACCGGACCCGCGCCCTCGTGCAGGAATGAAACCACAAAGGAATACAGACTGATGCCGGAGAAAAGGCTGAGCAGGCATGCCGGCAGGAGCGCGGCTTTCTCGCGTTTCTTCACCAGTTCAAAGCCCATGTCTTCGTACCGAATGCGGTACTCCATGTTTTCTTTCCAGTTCGTGGTAATGACCCTGATCCCAGATTTCCTCAAGGTGAATTCTTTGCTGCTGAATAGGTGGCGCTGCTTTAGCTCTTTCATTATTCTTAGATGGATAACGTAACCAGATATATGCTTTTGCTGAATTGTGCAAAAAGGTAAGAAGAAAAATGTAGCAAGCAAGCGTTTGAAGCTAATATTTGTAATTTTCTTTCACGTTATAATTAAAAATATGGTTTTTCATATTTAACCATAGGATTGGAGAAAGAGTAGGACTTCTGGGGGAATGGGTGCGGGTAGGGAGGGGTGGTTTTTGGGCAGGGGGATTAGGGATAGGGGATTGCAAATCCGTATTTCGGTAGTTCGGGATTGCAAATCCCAAACAGCGGTCAGAATAGGAATGGGAGCATTACAGGAAGATTCCAAATACTTGAACTTGATTGAATAGACTTACCGTTCATGGAAGGCGGATTACAAATCCGCTTTTCAATGGTTCGAGATTGCAAATCCCAAACAGCAATAATTAAAAGTATTATAGAACTCTGTAGCTCTTTCGGATTTGCAATCCGAAAGTACCGAAAGGGGGATTTGCAATCCCCTACGCATTTCTTCTAAAACTAAACTACCCTTAACTGTCCCCTTAAAACCAGCCACTTTTTTTCAAAATTGACAGCTGATTCGTAAGCTTATTTGTTCTAGAAAAAGGAAGGGTTACTGCACCAAAATAATTTCCAGCAGGCCTTGTTCGCCCGCATAGTCACGGGCAGAACTGTAGAGATAATGTTCAGGTTCACTCACAATTTCTGCCCGGACCGGGTTTTGGTGAATGTATTCCAGTTTTTGGTCCAAAAAAGCATTGGAGTGAATTTCCTTGGCTTCATTGCCTTCTTGCCAGAATTTGTATTGCATAATTTTCGGGTCTTGCGCTCCTCTGAATGTGAATCTACTCAACCACCTTTCCTTTCTGCGTTCATTTTTCTCTTGAATAGCTTTGATAAGGGCTTTGCTTGTAAACTTCTTGAAGTCTCTTAAAATATGGGATAGGTTTTGCCCTTCTTTAGCGCTTGCTATTAAATGAAGGTGGTTGGTCATTAAACACCAGGCATATACTTCTAGTCCCTTCTCCTGTTGGCAGTACCTAAGGGCATCTACTAACAGGTGCTTGTACACCGGTCTTGTGAAAACATCTATCCAGTCCACTACAGTAAGCGTCAGGTAATACAAATACCCTTCCTGGATTTTATTCTTGATGCCCATTGCTTACAGGATATATTTTCTGCCCTTATACCCATATAGGCCTTTTAAAGGTTGTAGGGTAACACTGAATCTATCGTACTTGCACTTTCGATTTTGTAACCACTTTTTTCTTTTTTTTGCTCTTTCGGATTTGCAATCCGAAAGTACCGAAAGGGGGATTTGTAATCCCCGTGCGAACAAACTTTTCAACACAAGCAGCAGGCGGATTGCAAATCCGCTTTTCAAAAGTTCGGGATTGCAAATCCCGAACAGCGGTAGCAGCAGTAGGATAGTTTACAAAGATAACAGCGCCATCGCTGCTTGCGTAAGGGCAAAGACTCCTTTGGTTCTACCGCACATGGCAAAAAACACACACGCAACCCCGCCTTCAGAATTCACCGGCTTCGTCACCGTCCGCGGGGCCCGCGAGCATAACCTCAAGAACGTAGACCTCACCATTCCCCGCGATGCGCTGGTGGTGTTCACGGGTGTGTCGGGGTCCGGCAAGTCGTCGTTGGCATTTGGCACGCTGTACGCCGAGGCCCAGCGCCGTTATTTGGAGAGTGTGAGCCCCTACGCGCGGCGGTTGTTCCACCAGATGGCCGTGCCCGAGGTAGACGCCATTGAGGGTTTGCCCCCGGCGGTGGCCTTGCAGCAACAGCGCGGTACTCCTACCACCCGTTCCAGCGTAGGCAGCGTGACCACGCTCTCCAACCTGGTGCGCATGCTCTACAGCCGGGCTGGTGATTACCCCAAAGGTCAGGGCATTATCTACGCCGAGGCTTTCTCACCTAACACCCCTGAAGGCGCCTGCCCTACCTGCCACGGCCTGGGCCGGATTTACGAGGTGACCGAAGAAAGCATGGTGCCTGACTCAAGCCTCACCATCAGGGAAAGAGCCATTGCCGCCTGGCCCACTGCTTGGGGTGGTCAGAACCAGCGCGACATTCTGGTGACCCTGGGCATTGACGTGGACCGCCCTTGGCGCGACCTTCCCAAGAAAGACCGTGATTGGATTCTATTCACCGAGGAGCAACCCGTGGTGCCCGTGTACCCCGGCTACACCCCAGAGCAAACCCAGCGCGCGCTCAAACGCAAAGAGGAACCCAACTACATGGGCACCTTCTCTAGCGCCCGGCGGCACGTGTTCCATACGTTTGCCAACACCAACAGCCCGCTTATGAAGAAGCGGGTAATGCAGTACATGCTTCACACCAACTGCCCCACTTGCCAGGGGAAACGCCTGAATCCCGCCTCGCTGTCGGTGACCTTTGCGGGCTATGATATAACGGAGTTGTCGCGTCTGCCCCTGCAACGCGTGGCCCAGACCCTGAAACCGTATGTGAGCGCCGTTACCACTAGCCACACCCGGCATGACGAGGAGCACCCGGAGCAGGTGATTGTGAAGCAGCGCATCGCCCAGGATTTGGTGGCGCGTATTCAGGTACTATTAGATTTAGGTCTGGGATATCTGTCCCTTGAACGAAGTACGCCTACCTTGTCGCCGGGGGAGTTGCAGCGCCTGCGCCTGGCTACGCAATTATACTCGCATTTGTTTGGCGTGGTGTATGTGCTGGATGAGCCCTCGGCGGGGCTGCACCCCAGTGACACGTTGGCCCTGCTTACCGCCTTGGAAAATCTCAAGAAAGCGGGAAATTCCCTGTTTGTGGTGGAGCATAACCTGGACGTGATCCGGCAAGCCGATTGGTTGGTGGACGTAGGCCCGGCCGCCGGCGAGAAAGGCGGGGAGATTCTCTACAGCGGTCCGCCCGAGGGGTTGAAAACCGTTTATGACTCCCAGACCGCTGCCTATCTTTTTGGCGCCACGCCGGTACCTGCACGCGAACGCCGTACCCCCACCGGTTGGCTGAAACTAAGCGGCGTGACCCGCAACAATCTGCACCAGCTGGATGCTGCCTTTCCGCTAGGTGTGTTCACTACCGTCACGGGCGTATCGGGGTCGGGTAAGTCTAGTCTGGTAAGTCAGGTGCTGGTAGAACTGGTGGCCGAACATCTGGGGCATGAGTTGCAACCCGAGGAAGAGGAAACCGATGGCTTGGAGCAGTCGGCTCCGCAAACTACCGGCGGAAGAATTGTGAGTGGCATGGAGCAGATCAAGCGGCTGGTGCGGGTAGACCAAAAGGCCATCGGGCGCACGCCCCGTTCCAACATGGCTACCTATACCGGCTTGTTTGACCACGTGCGCAAACTCTTCGCGGCCACGCCGCTGGCCAAGAAGCGCCGGTATGATGCGGGCCGTTTCTCCTTTAACGTAGCCAAAGGCCGCTGTGAGAACTGCACCGGCGAAGGCTTCGTGATGGTGGAACTGCTCTTTCTGCCCAGCGTGTACGCTCCTTGCCCGGTCTGCCACGGTGCCCGCTACAACTCCCAAACCCTGGAAGTCACTTACCGCGACCTGAACATTGCCGAAGTGCTGAACCTGACGGTAGATGCTGCCCATGAATTCTTTGATGAGGAACCCGCTATTCACCGCGCCCTTTCAGTACTGCGCGAAGTAGGCCTGGGCTACCTGCGTTTGGGTCAGCCTGCTACTGAACTCTCGGGCGGGGAGGCCCAGCGCATCAAACTGGCCACTGAACTGCAGCGCCTGAGCCGGGGCAATTCTTTGTATGTGCTGGATGAACCCACCACCGGTCTGCACCCCTCAGACGTGGAGAAACTCATGGCCCAGCTGGAGGTGCTGGTAGACGCTGGTAACACGGTCATTGTGGTAGAGCATACCATGCGCGTAGCCGCCGCCAGCGACTGGGTAATGGACATCGGCCCCGGGGCCGGGGAGGAGGGAGGCCAGATTGTAGCCGCCGGTAAGCCGGAAGAAGTAGCGAAGGTGAAGAAGAGCAAGACAGCACCCTTTTTGAAAGACGCTTTAGGAAAGTAGGATGGACGTTTTAAGGGTGTTTTCCGGAATACAGGCCCAAAACGCAATTTGAGTTTTTAATCTGGCGCAAGATTGGGCCAAGGAGTAACTTGGGATAAACTTGTTGCCAGTTTGCAACTGACTGCTGTACAGCTAAACCCTTTTTAAGGCAGGTTGAAAACAGACCTACCACTGAAACTACCGTACTTAAACCAAAGAAATTTTACCTTCTAACCCATTGAAACGCAGCTATTGATTTTACAAAAGTTGATGGAATAAAATACTGCAACTTAATAGGCTCCAGTTTTACATAAGAAGTGTATTTTGTAAATTGACTCTAAATACAAAGGACCGACAAAACTATGACTACACGTAGACGCTCGTACCTATCACTTGTTACACTTCTTTTTCTGGCCCTAGGGTGCGGAGACAAAAAAGAAGAAGAACCTACACCTAAACCTGAGCCAGCCGAGGTGAAATGCCTATTGTTGAAGGAGCAAATAACCTTTCCCGCGCCAGGAGAGTCCCTTACCCGCACCATTACTTTTGATGGAGACAGGGTAACGCAAATAAGTGATGTGCTGCAGGGGCAACGGCCTACTACTTCCACCGTGGTGTATGGATACAATGTCAAGGGCGAAGTTATCTCTACCACTTTGGTAGATCCTCAGGGCTTGCCACTGGAAGCGTTTGCCTTTGAGCATGATGCCAATGGATTGGTGAAGAAGGTAGACTGGTATAACAAAAAGCAGAACCCCGGGTCACCGCAGTTGGCCCTGTATGCCACCAAAGAATATACCTATACTGATAAGAAGCTAATCAATGTGAAGAATTGGTTGGTGACCGGTTCTCCGCGGCTACTATTGAATGATTTTAACTTTACCTATGATGCCAAAGGAAATGTGACCCAAGTGCATGAATACCGGGTGTTAGGTTACATTGACAACAATCCAGACAATTACAATGATATTGTTATCAACGTGACCTATACCTATGATGACAAAATGAATCCCTACAAAGAGAGTTGGTATATGAAGTACCTTCCTACCGGTTTGTTTATTCCTGGCTTATCTCAGAATAACATAGTAGCTACTACTTCTGCCACTACCCTGGAAGGTACGAAAAAAGGGCCAGGCGCTAACTTCAATACCAACATGTATAATTTCACCAATACTACTACCTATGCCTACACAGACAAAGGCAGGCCAAATACCGCCACGTATTCTGGTGGTTCGGTGCGTACCTTTACCTACAAGTGTGAGTAAGATTGAATTTAAATTTTTTCCCTCCCCTAAAAGCTGATGCCTGAAGGGGAACTTCAGGCATCAGCTTTTAGGGGA
This Rufibacter radiotolerans DNA region includes the following protein-coding sequences:
- a CDS encoding cache domain-containing protein, whose protein sequence is MKKASLLLVIAAAVLLAGWLVLGPARPGNALWTLHPSAQASDQNLRPPGQISGTQTQDSIALITALVKDAGGLIQQKGEAAFQEFKVPGSRWRKGQTYVFVLDPQGNMLVHADSTMVGKNQINLKDLKGKPIIQGLLTAATEHPNKPEGWFHYQWPVPGGLLPRWKSSYVRQVKAPSGKSYVVGSGLYDDRMERAFVVDMVKDAVMEIQQKGKGAFKAFHDPAGPFLVKNAYIFVLTMEGIELVNPAFPNLEGRNILNVKDPTGKYLTKEILKTVQTKDSGWVDYQWPKPGENVPAPKSAYVQKVMLDGKPVAVGCGVYLADAPRPTTAVRAMTAPELMALVREAATVFEKKGEDAYLEFKRKGSKWYKDNTYFIVWDLKGRRAFHAADPKLAGSNAAGARDVLGRPYGKRILEEGNSPAGEGWLHYMYPEPGDIFPAWKSVFVKRVTFPNGQPYIIGSGIYHMQMDQTLIKDLVDRAAALVASKGKEAFPALRDKTGRYVFMDTYVFVESPTGDELVNGAQPSLEGTNLWNTKDLKGNYSVRDYITAVMQKDSAWVEYYWYKPNENTQSKKLTYVRKVTHGPDTYIVGAGFYPTQDATEALNVPKGKSSKQKK
- a CDS encoding REP-associated tyrosine transposase, which gives rise to MGIKNKIQEGYLYYLTLTVVDWIDVFTRPVYKHLLVDALRYCQQEKGLEVYAWCLMTNHLHLIASAKEGQNLSHILRDFKKFTSKALIKAIQEKNERRKERWLSRFTFRGAQDPKIMQYKFWQEGNEAKEIHSNAFLDQKLEYIHQNPVRAEIVSEPEHYLYSSARDYAGEQGLLEIILVQ
- the uvrA gene encoding excinuclease ABC subunit UvrA, whose translation is MAKNTHATPPSEFTGFVTVRGAREHNLKNVDLTIPRDALVVFTGVSGSGKSSLAFGTLYAEAQRRYLESVSPYARRLFHQMAVPEVDAIEGLPPAVALQQQRGTPTTRSSVGSVTTLSNLVRMLYSRAGDYPKGQGIIYAEAFSPNTPEGACPTCHGLGRIYEVTEESMVPDSSLTIRERAIAAWPTAWGGQNQRDILVTLGIDVDRPWRDLPKKDRDWILFTEEQPVVPVYPGYTPEQTQRALKRKEEPNYMGTFSSARRHVFHTFANTNSPLMKKRVMQYMLHTNCPTCQGKRLNPASLSVTFAGYDITELSRLPLQRVAQTLKPYVSAVTTSHTRHDEEHPEQVIVKQRIAQDLVARIQVLLDLGLGYLSLERSTPTLSPGELQRLRLATQLYSHLFGVVYVLDEPSAGLHPSDTLALLTALENLKKAGNSLFVVEHNLDVIRQADWLVDVGPAAGEKGGEILYSGPPEGLKTVYDSQTAAYLFGATPVPARERRTPTGWLKLSGVTRNNLHQLDAAFPLGVFTTVTGVSGSGKSSLVSQVLVELVAEHLGHELQPEEEETDGLEQSAPQTTGGRIVSGMEQIKRLVRVDQKAIGRTPRSNMATYTGLFDHVRKLFAATPLAKKRRYDAGRFSFNVAKGRCENCTGEGFVMVELLFLPSVYAPCPVCHGARYNSQTLEVTYRDLNIAEVLNLTVDAAHEFFDEEPAIHRALSVLREVGLGYLRLGQPATELSGGEAQRIKLATELQRLSRGNSLYVLDEPTTGLHPSDVEKLMAQLEVLVDAGNTVIVVEHTMRVAAASDWVMDIGPGAGEEGGQIVAAGKPEEVAKVKKSKTAPFLKDALGK